Part of the bacterium HR11 genome is shown below.
CGGCCGGCGGCGGTCCCCGTCGGCGCTGAAGTCCGCCGGGAGGTCCCGGTACCCGTCCCGGCCCAGCGGACGGAACCTGGATAGTTTCGGGACGGCGGGATGGCGTGCCGGGGCCATTCATCCCGGCCCTCGCCCGTCATGGGCCCAGGAGCCACCTGTGTCATGCCGTCCCATCGTCATTCGGAGGCGAAAGGGATGACCCGTTACGGTCCGGATGGCGGATTCATCACGACGCGGTTGAAGGACTTCGTCGGGTGGGCCCGGAAGTTTTCGTTGTTCCAGTATCCCTTCGTGACGGCCTGTTGCGGGATGGAGTACATGGCCGTGGCGGCGGCCCACTATGACATCGACCGCTTCGGGGCGGCCCTGCCGCGGTTTTCGCCCCGGCAGGCCGACCTCCTGATGGTCGTCGGGACGATCAGCCATAAGATGGCGCCGGTCCTCAAGCGGGTCTATGACCAGATGGCCGAGCCCAAGTGGGTCATCGCCTTTGGGGTCTGCGCGACCAGCGGCGGCTTTTACGAGAACTATGCGACGCTTCAGGGGATCGACCTCGTCATCCCCGTGGACGTCTACATTCCCGGCTGTCCGCCCCGGCCCGAGATGGTCCTGGACGGCATCATGAAGCTCCAGGAGAAGATCCAGCGGCAGGGCTATGACATCCGTCTCTTGGAGCCGGAGGCCGCTCGATGACGGTCGAGACGTGGGTCTCGCTGGTCGCCCTCGTCCTCGTGGTCTTGAGTTATACGGTGGTCCGGACGCCGGCGGGGGACCTGGCTTTGCTTCTGACCGCCCTCGTCCTCAACAGCTGGACCGGCTGGCGCGTCGGCCGGGTCTGGTGGAGTCGTCGGACGCGGCGTCGGCTCCTCCGTCAGCTGGCCCGGTCTCGGGACCCAGTGCTGACCGGACGTCGGCCGGCCTGTCAGAGGCTCCGGCGGGACCTGCGGCGGCTTCACGAGGCCGCCCGGGCCAGTCGGTCGGAAGTCGTGGAGACCCTGCGGGCGATCGTCTATGAACAGGCCGAGCCCCGCCGGGCGATGATGGGGGCCGTCCAGTACCGGCCCGATGAGGGCTCGCCGAGAACGTCTTGGGCATTTTTGCGAGACCGGTAGGGAGGGAAATGACGCCGACCAGCCCGGTCCTTACGATTCTCCAAGAGCGTTTCCGGGGTGCGATTCTTGAGACGCATGCCTTCCGGGGCGACGAGACCGTCGTCGTTCGGAAAGAACAGGTCCATGCCGTTCTCCAGTTCCTGCGGGACGACCCCCGCCTCCGGTTCAACTTCCTGATGGACCTGACGGCCGTCGACTGGCTCGAGCGGCGGCCCCGCTTTGACGTCGTCTATCACCTGTATTCGCTTCATTACAATCGTCGCCTGCGGGTCAAGACGCAGGTCGACGACGGGGAAGCCGTGGACTCGGTGACGGACCTCTGGAAGGTCGCCAACTGGTTAGAACGAGAAGTCTTCGACATGTTTGGGATCCGCTTTCGGCATCACCCGGACCTGCGGCGCATCCTGATGTACGACGAGTTCCAGGGCCATCCCCTGCGGAAGGACTACTCCCTCCGGGGCGAACAGCCCCGCCTACCCTACCGCATTCAGCCGAGGGACCCATGGAGAGACCCGGATCGGTGGAGACCGTCGAACGAACCGGACCCCGAGACGACGTGATCGTCTGGGAGGAAGACGGCCGGACGCACATGCTCCTCAACATGGGCCCGTCCCATCCGGCCATGCATGGGATCATCCGGATCATCCTGAAGCTGGACGGGGAGCGGGTCGTCGACGCCGACGTCGAGATCGGCTACCTCCACCGGGCCTTTGAGAAGACCTGCGAGTTCAAGACCTGGAACCAGGTCATCCCGTACACGGACCGGCTGAACTATGTCTCGCCCCTGATCAACAACGTCGCTTACGTGATGACCGTCGAGAAGCTCCTCGGCATCACCGTCCCCCGCCGGGCCCAGTACATCCGGGTCCTCGTCTCGGAGATCTCCCGTATCACGGACCACCTGACGTGCATCGGGGCCTCCGTCATGGAACTCGGGGCGATGACGGCCTTCCTGTACATGATGAAGGCCCGGGAGTGGCTGTGGGAACTCGTCGAGATGATCTGCGGGGCCCGTCTGACGACGAGCTATACCCGCGTCGGGGGCCTCAAGGCCGACCTGCCCGAGGGCTTCCACGAGGCCTGTACGGAGCGACTGAAGGGTGTTCGAGAGGTCCTCAAGGAGGTCCACGGCCTCCTGACGAACAACCGCATCTTCATCGACCGCATGAAGGACGTCGGCGTCATCGACGCCGAGACGGCCATCAGCTATGGGTTCACGGGGCCCTGCCTGCGGGCCTGCGGCGTCCCCTTCGACCTCCGGAAGGTCCAGCCGTACCTCGTTTACGACGAGCTCGACTTCGACGTCCCCCTCGGCGAACACGGCGACAACCTGGACCGCTACCTCGTCCGGATGGAAGAAATGGAACAGAGCATCCGGATCATCGAGCAGTGCCTCCAGCAGATCCCGAAGGAAGCCCCCGAGATCATGGCCCCCGAGATGGCCGCCTGGGAGGTCGACGATAGGGGCCGCCTGGGTCAGGTGACGGTACCCCCCGACCGGATTCGGGTCCGACTGGCCAACACCCTGGAGGGGAGCGAAGCCTTCCACTGGGACCACGTCAACGCCCCGAACCGGGCCGTCGTCCTCCCCCCTAAAGAAGAAGTCTACACGACCATCGAGGCCCTCATGGACCACTTCAAACTCATCATGACGGGCCACGGCATCACGACCCCCGTCGGGGAGGTCTACTTCGCCGTCGAGGGCGCCAACGGGGAGCTCGGGTTCTACATCGTCAGCACGGGCCAGGACCGGCCCTACCGGATTCGGGTCCGGGGCCCCTGCTTTGCCCTGATGTCGGGCCTCGTCGAGATGATCCGGGGCTATACGGTCGCCGACGTCATCCCCATCTTCGGGTCGATCAACATGATCGGCGGAGAGCTGGACCGGTAGGGTCGTAGACCGCAGACCTGCGCCTCGCATTCCAGCCGATGAGTTACCTCAAGCCATCTCGTAAAAGGTGCCTGGAAGCGCTCGTATAAATCCGACCATAGACCACAGACCATAGACCTGCTTGGGCCCAGAGGGGGTCCATGGTCTGTGGTCTGATGTCGAGGGTCTGATCCCGGTCCCGGCGGATTTATAAGACTGGTGCTCCAACTCATTCGTGCGGGCGTTAAAAACACGCACGTCGGATCAGCATGCACAGCGTGATCATGACCGTCGAAATCATGCAATCCCCGACACCGGACTGGACGAAACCGCTATGACCGTCTGCGGCGTCGGTGTGGACGTCGTCGAGGTTCAGCGCATCCGGCAGGCCGTCGAGCGGCTCGGCGAGCGGTTTCTACGGCGCATCTTCACGGAAGCCGAGCGGCAGTACTGCGCCGGGTTTCAGGACCCCTATCCCCACCTGGCGGTCCGCTTTGCGGCCAAGGAAGCGGCCATGAAAGCCCTCGGCGTCGGCCTCTGGAGCGGCATCCCCTGGACGGACTTCGAGGTCCGGAACCTGCCGAGCGGGGAGCCTCAGCTATTTCTGCACGGCCGGGCCCGGAGGCGGGCCGACGAACGGGGCGTCGCCCAGGCGTGGGTCAGCCTGAGTCACGACCGGACGACGGCCGTCGCCGTCGTCGTCCTGGTCGGGGCAGGCCCCCGAGTATCCTGAGGAATCCCCCGCTGGAGGATGGAACCGATGACGACCCTGTCTTTTGACCTCGTAGTCCTCGGGACCGGTAGCGCCGGGGCCGGTGCCGCCCGAGCCTGCCGCAAGGCCGGATGGTCCGTGGCCATCGTCGATGCCCTCCCCTTCGGGGGCACCTGTGCCCTCCGGGGATGTGACCCCAAGAAGGTCCTGGTCGGTGTAGCCGACGTGGTCGACTGGTGCCGCCGCATGCGGGGTCGGGGGGTGACCTTCACGGACCTGCGGGTGGACTGGGCCGACCTCATGCGGTTCAAACGCACCTTCACCGACCCGGTCCCCGAGCGGGTCGAAGAGAGCTTTCGCCGGGCCGGTATCGAGACCTTCCACGGCTCCGCCCGGTTCGTCGATCGCACCGCCGTTCAGGTCGGCGACGTCACGCTGACCGGTCGCTACGTGCTCATCGCCACCGGCAGAGCGTGTCCAATCCGGCCGTGTATGCCGCCGGCGACTGTGCCGACAGCGGCCCGCCCCTGACGCCGGTGGCCGGCCGGGAAGGCAAGGTCGTGGCGGCCAACCTCCTGCAGGGCCATCATGTCCGACTCGATTACACCGGCGTGCCCTCGGTCGTCTTCACGGTGCCCCCTCTGGCCCGAGTTGGACTGTCGGAGGCCCAGGCCCGGGAGCGGGGACTTTCGTTTGACGGGGTCCAGGGGGATACGGCGTCCTGGTATGCGTCCCGGCGGATCCATGAAAAACACGCGGGGTTCAAGGTGC
Proteins encoded:
- the pdhD_2 gene encoding Dihydrolipoyl dehydrogenase, which encodes MSNPAVYAAGDCADSGPPLTPVAGREGKVVAANLLQGHHVRLDYTGVPSVVFTVPPLARVGLSEAQARERGLSFDGVQGDTASWYASRRIHEKHAGFKVLVERGTGRILGAHLLGTLADELINLFALAIQFGLRASDLKEAFYAYPTHASNVPYMV
- the nqo4_2 gene encoding NADH-quinone oxidoreductase subunit 4; translation: MERPGSVETVERTGPRDDVIVWEEDGRTHMLLNMGPSHPAMHGIIRIILKLDGERVVDADVEIGYLHRAFEKTCEFKTWNQVIPYTDRLNYVSPLINNVAYVMTVEKLLGITVPRRAQYIRVLVSEISRITDHLTCIGASVMELGAMTAFLYMMKAREWLWELVEMICGARLTTSYTRVGGLKADLPEGFHEACTERLKGVREVLKEVHGLLTNNRIFIDRMKDVGVIDAETAISYGFTGPCLRACGVPFDLRKVQPYLVYDELDFDVPLGEHGDNLDRYLVRMEEMEQSIRIIEQCLQQIPKEAPEIMAPEMAAWEVDDRGRLGQVTVPPDRIRVRLANTLEGSEAFHWDHVNAPNRAVVLPPKEEVYTTIEALMDHFKLIMTGHGITTPVGEVYFAVEGANGELGFYIVSTGQDRPYRIRVRGPCFALMSGLVEMIRGYTVADVIPIFGSINMIGGELDR
- the garB gene encoding Glutathione amide reductase — encoded protein: MTTLSFDLVVLGTGSAGAGAARACRKAGWSVAIVDALPFGGTCALRGCDPKKVLVGVADVVDWCRRMRGRGVTFTDLRVDWADLMRFKRTFTDPVPERVEESFRRAGIETFHGSARFVDRTAVQVGDVTLTGRYVLIATGRACPIRPCMPPATVPTAARP
- the nuoB gene encoding NADH-quinone oxidoreductase subunit B is translated as MTRYGPDGGFITTRLKDFVGWARKFSLFQYPFVTACCGMEYMAVAAAHYDIDRFGAALPRFSPRQADLLMVVGTISHKMAPVLKRVYDQMAEPKWVIAFGVCATSGGFYENYATLQGIDLVIPVDVYIPGCPPRPEMVLDGIMKLQEKIQRQGYDIRLLEPEAAR
- the acpS gene encoding Holo-[acyl-carrier-protein] synthase, with the protein product MTVCGVGVDVVEVQRIRQAVERLGERFLRRIFTEAERQYCAGFQDPYPHLAVRFAAKEAAMKALGVGLWSGIPWTDFEVRNLPSGEPQLFLHGRARRRADERGVAQAWVSLSHDRTTAVAVVVLVGAGPRVS
- the nqo5_2 gene encoding NADH-quinone oxidoreductase chain 5 → MTPTSPVLTILQERFRGAILETHAFRGDETVVVRKEQVHAVLQFLRDDPRLRFNFLMDLTAVDWLERRPRFDVVYHLYSLHYNRRLRVKTQVDDGEAVDSVTDLWKVANWLEREVFDMFGIRFRHHPDLRRILMYDEFQGHPLRKDYSLRGEQPRLPYRIQPRDPWRDPDRWRPSNEPDPETT